One part of the bacterium genome encodes these proteins:
- a CDS encoding DsrE family protein has protein sequence MMSADAFADLTVVFNHDGMGNAEPALAHKLAATWLNMHDLDDRPGRLPRTICFYADGVKLACAGSPVLEELRSLEAKGVALIVCTTCLNHFGLLDDLAAGTAGGMKEIVDAQHAAAKVVTL, from the coding sequence ATGATGAGCGCCGATGCCTTCGCCGACCTGACCGTCGTCTTCAACCACGACGGCATGGGCAACGCCGAACCCGCCCTGGCCCACAAGCTGGCCGCGACCTGGCTGAACATGCACGACCTGGACGACCGGCCCGGCCGGCTGCCGCGGACGATCTGCTTCTATGCCGACGGCGTGAAGCTCGCCTGCGCGGGGTCGCCGGTGCTGGAGGAACTGCGCTCGCTCGAGGCGAAGGGCGTCGCGCTCATCGTCTGCACGACCTGCCTGAACCACTTCGGGCTGCTGGACGACCTCGCGGCGGGCACCGCCGGGGGCATGAAGGAGATCGTCGACGCGCAGCACGCGGCGGCGAAGGTGGTGACACTCTAG
- a CDS encoding aminopeptidase, with the protein MDRSTAMAGAARDAMRHVLDLAPADRVLVVTDPESAACGDAFARGAREHGCTVRLHTLPAAGRPLTAVPDDLRVLLPDATVVVNTLVGDAAEVPFRLKWIQLIEGAGRIRLGHSPGIDPDMMVSGALGVDYARMAELARDLRAGLADAVSLHLSAPGGTDLRLDLTGRPWTDDLKATVDTGANLPCGEVYCAPLETGADGVVVCDGCFGAHGTVAAPVRIAVAGGRATDVACADADLAREVTALMDTDPGARTIAELGIGLNPGARLTERMLEAEKVRGTAHVAFGDNEGIGGGRSRSRMHVDYLVKAPTIVVTRADGSTVELMRDGQTPGS; encoded by the coding sequence ATGGACCGCTCCACCGCCATGGCCGGCGCCGCCCGCGACGCCATGCGCCACGTCCTCGATCTGGCGCCCGCCGACCGGGTGCTCGTGGTGACCGACCCCGAATCGGCCGCCTGCGGCGATGCCTTCGCCCGCGGTGCCCGGGAGCACGGCTGCACCGTCCGGCTGCACACCCTCCCGGCCGCGGGACGCCCCCTGACCGCCGTGCCCGACGACCTGCGCGTCCTCCTGCCCGACGCCACGGTGGTGGTCAACACCCTGGTGGGCGACGCCGCCGAGGTGCCCTTCCGGCTCAAGTGGATCCAGCTGATCGAGGGGGCCGGCCGCATCCGGCTCGGCCACAGTCCCGGCATCGACCCCGACATGATGGTCTCGGGCGCCCTCGGCGTGGACTACGCCCGCATGGCCGAACTCGCCCGCGACCTGCGCGCCGGCCTGGCCGACGCCGTGTCCCTCCACCTGAGCGCCCCCGGGGGCACCGACCTGCGTCTCGACCTGACCGGACGACCCTGGACCGACGACCTCAAGGCCACCGTGGACACGGGGGCGAACCTGCCCTGCGGCGAGGTGTACTGCGCCCCCCTTGAGACGGGCGCCGACGGGGTCGTGGTGTGCGACGGGTGCTTCGGCGCCCACGGCACCGTGGCGGCGCCGGTCCGCATCGCCGTGGCCGGCGGGCGCGCCACCGACGTGGCGTGCGCCGACGCCGATCTGGCCCGCGAGGTGACGGCGCTGATGGACACCGATCCCGGAGCCCGCACCATCGCCGAGCTCGGCATCGGGCTGAACCCGGGCGCCCGCCTCACCGAGCGGATGCTCGAGGCGGAGAAGGTGCGGGGGACGGCCCACGTGGCCTTCGGCGACAACGAGGGCATCGGCGGCGGCCGCAGCCGCTCGCGCATGCACGTGGATTACCTGGTGAAGGCGCCCACCATCGTGGTGACCCGCGCCGACGGGTCGACGGTGGAGCTGATGCGGGATGGGCAGACGCCCGGATCCTGA
- a CDS encoding YdeI/OmpD-associated family protein → MSTASPGRWHDETEKLRTLLRGCGLEEATKWGKPCFMHDGRNVAIIQGFKGHCALMFFKGALLRDAAGLLRRQGANSQAARRLEFTGVEQIDAAVVRAYVEEAIAVEAAGLVVPMPAKDELDLPEELARMMDEVPGLGAAFRALTPGRRRSYVLHVAGAKQAKTREARVRRCVPGILAGKGFNER, encoded by the coding sequence ATGAGCACCGCGAGCCCCGGCAGGTGGCACGACGAAACGGAGAAGCTGCGGACCCTGCTCCGCGGCTGCGGGCTGGAGGAAGCGACCAAGTGGGGGAAGCCGTGCTTCATGCACGACGGCCGCAACGTGGCGATTATCCAGGGCTTCAAGGGCCACTGTGCGCTGATGTTCTTCAAGGGCGCCCTGCTGCGCGATGCGGCGGGCCTGTTGCGCCGGCAGGGGGCGAACTCGCAGGCGGCCCGGCGGCTGGAATTCACGGGGGTGGAGCAGATCGACGCGGCCGTCGTCCGCGCCTACGTCGAGGAGGCCATCGCCGTCGAGGCCGCGGGGCTCGTGGTGCCGATGCCGGCGAAGGACGAGCTCGATCTTCCTGAAGAACTCGCCCGGATGATGGACGAAGTGCCTGGACTCGGGGCCGCGTTCCGCGCGTTGACACCCGGCCGGCGACGGTCCTACGTCCTGCATGTCGCCGGGGCGAAGCAGGCGAAGACGCGCGAGGCGCGGGTCCGCAGGTGCGTGCCCGGGATCCTCGCCGGCAAGGGCTTCAACGAGCGGTAG
- a CDS encoding class I SAM-dependent RNA methyltransferase — MLYYQKNSEFFAQVAGGLETMAAEELQELGARDVRTSTRGITFRAELEDLYRINYRARLVTRILAPLLKFPCRTPEELYLGAKKVDWTRVFRMDQTFAVFANVHRSQIDHGHFASLKVKDCVADMFRKRYKGRRPNVDADDPDLWIGVHILEDKATISIDCSGGSLHRRGYRQDAVEAPMMETLAAAMVDFAAWDGRRRVYDPMCGSGTLLAESWLKAGHIPAGTLRKKWGFMMLPDFDRRVWFKVKTQEDKKIKVVREGLIRGSDLDPAAVRMTRRNVARIPGGDELRVRTSDFRDLDGLEDALIICNPPYGIRLNADEDMAAFMKDFGDFLKQKCKGSDAIIYLGDAELVKHVGLKAAWKKPLRNGGLDGRLVKYELY, encoded by the coding sequence ATGCTCTACTACCAGAAGAACAGCGAGTTCTTCGCCCAGGTCGCGGGCGGCCTCGAGACGATGGCCGCCGAGGAGCTGCAGGAGCTCGGCGCGCGCGACGTCCGCACCTCGACCCGGGGCATCACCTTCCGGGCCGAACTCGAGGACCTCTACCGGATCAACTACCGCGCCCGCCTGGTGACCCGCATCCTCGCCCCGCTGCTCAAGTTCCCCTGCCGCACGCCTGAGGAGCTCTACCTCGGCGCCAAGAAGGTCGACTGGACGCGGGTCTTCCGCATGGACCAGACCTTCGCCGTCTTCGCCAACGTGCACCGCTCGCAGATCGACCACGGCCACTTCGCCTCGCTGAAGGTGAAGGACTGCGTGGCGGACATGTTCCGCAAGCGCTACAAGGGGCGGCGCCCCAACGTCGACGCGGACGATCCGGACCTGTGGATCGGCGTGCACATCCTCGAGGACAAGGCGACCATCAGCATCGACTGCTCAGGCGGCTCCCTGCACCGCCGCGGCTACCGCCAGGACGCCGTCGAGGCGCCCATGATGGAGACCCTCGCCGCGGCCATGGTCGACTTCGCCGCGTGGGACGGACGCCGTCGCGTCTACGACCCCATGTGCGGCTCGGGTACGCTGCTGGCCGAGAGCTGGCTCAAGGCCGGCCACATTCCCGCCGGAACCCTGCGCAAGAAGTGGGGGTTCATGATGCTGCCCGATTTCGACCGCCGGGTCTGGTTCAAGGTGAAGACCCAGGAAGACAAGAAGATCAAGGTCGTCCGCGAGGGCCTGATCCGGGGCAGCGATCTCGATCCGGCCGCGGTGCGGATGACGCGGCGCAACGTGGCGCGCATTCCCGGCGGCGACGAGCTGCGGGTCCGGACGAGCGATTTCCGCGATCTCGACGGGCTGGAGGACGCGCTGATCATCTGCAACCCGCCCTACGGCATCCGGCTCAATGCCGACGAGGACATGGCCGCCTTCATGAAGGACTTCGGCGACTTCCTCAAGCAGAAGTGCAAGGGCAGCGACGCGATCATCTACCTGGGCGACGCCGAACTGGTGAAGCACGTGGGCCTGAAGGCGGCCTGGAAGAAACCGCTCCGCAACGGGGGACTCGATGGGCGGCTGGTCAAATACGAACTCTACTAG
- a CDS encoding GNAT family N-acetyltransferase: MNPAPADLRLREAVSDEDVLKVMVVRGIVFIEEQDVDWDGEIDAFEAESIHFLGEADGQPVACGRLRLMPDGRAKLERIAVRRRWRGRGYARAVVRRLLDEARARGARGTYMHAQTYLRDFYAAFGFRAEGAVFDECGIDHITMVREDD, encoded by the coding sequence ATGAATCCCGCTCCCGCAGATCTCCGCCTGCGCGAGGCCGTCAGCGACGAGGACGTGCTGAAGGTCATGGTCGTGCGCGGCATCGTGTTCATCGAGGAGCAGGACGTGGACTGGGACGGCGAGATCGACGCCTTCGAGGCCGAGTCGATCCATTTTCTCGGCGAGGCGGACGGCCAGCCCGTGGCCTGCGGCCGGCTGCGCCTGATGCCCGACGGCCGCGCCAAGCTCGAGCGCATCGCCGTGCGGCGCCGGTGGCGGGGCCGCGGCTACGCCCGCGCGGTGGTGCGGCGGCTGCTGGACGAGGCCCGGGCCCGGGGCGCCCGCGGCACCTACATGCACGCCCAGACCTACCTGCGCGACTTCTATGCGGCGTTCGGCTTCCGGGCCGAAGGCGCGGTCTTCGACGAGTGCGGGATCGACCACATCACCATGGTGCGCGAGGACGACTGA